CAGCCGGCCGGAGCGGATGCGATTGCTGGCGTCGGCGACCGGCGCCGACCCGGCCGGGAAGGTACAGGGGCTTATCGCCTCGCTGGGCCTGCCACACCACATCGCCGAGTACGGGCTGGGCGAGCCGGAGCTGCACCGAGCGGCGGATGAGCTCGCCGGCCGCTACCCGGCTGAAGACCTGCTCGCGATCTATCAGGCGGCCCTGTGAGCCGCTCCCCGCGAAGCGGGGAGGTCAGTGGCGGCGCGGCCGGGAGCGGCGCAGCGAGGTGCCGAGCCGCAGGGGGCGGCCGCCGACGGCTAGCACCTTGCGCGCTGCCTCGACCAGATTCGGATCCGCCCCGTCGGCGGGCATCACCTTGAGCCAGCGGACGCCGGAGATCACGGTGCTGTTCACGCGCAGGGCGGCAAGGAAGCCGGACGGTCCCAACGCCCTCTCCGCCGGGATCCTGACGCTGCCGATCCAGAGCCGGCTCAACCCCTCGATGCGCCCCTGCGCCACGATAGCCTGCAACAGCGTCCGGAAGACGCCCTTGCGCCGGTGGGCGGCCAGCGTGACGCAGTTCCAGATGTACGCCTCACGCCTCCCCGGAGTGATCTCCAGCTCGAGCTCCCCGATCCACTCCCGCTCTGCGGAAAGCCAGCCATAGGCGGCCAGTTCACCGCCAAGCCAGGCGGCAAAGCAGCGGCATCCTCTGGCCAGCCGCATCGCGACCAGGTCGCCCTCCTCCCCCATGGCGGCGGCGATCAGGGACGCCGTGCGTGAATCGACCTCCCTGATCTCAGGGCGATCGCTGGCCGCCCCGCCTCCCCACCCCGGTTTTGCCCGACCGCCCCGCCAGGCGGGGAGATGAGCGGCCCACAGGGTGCTCCGAATCAGAATCGGAAGAAGAGGCCGCGCACCTTTTCGATGACCTCGGGATCGCCGGTCGCCGACCCGCCCGGGAAGCGCCCGAAAACCGTCAGCACGAAGTCCGACGGCGTGAACCGGAAGAGGGCCTGACAGCCCTTGAAGCCATCGGTCTCCGGCTGCGCCGACCACTGACCATCCTTGACCCTGGCTCGCCACTTGCCGCCCCATCCGCCCGACACCTCGATGCCGTAAACGGCGTCGACTCCGGCCGCGGACTTCTGGTCGACCGTGACCTGCATGACGATGAAGCAGTAAGGGATCAAGAGCCCGGCGGTCGCCTCGTCGAGCTCGGCGAGCTTGTCGCCCAATCCGTAGTGGATGTCGTAGGGGTGAATCCCGTAATCCATGATGTGAAACGCGGGATAGAAACCAGCCGGCAGCGAACCCATGTACGGATGCGTGACCATGAAGCCGGTCCACTGGTCGGGCGTGAGCGCCGCGAAGATCTCATCCATCGTCGCCGCGGCGCGCTTGAGGCGCGCGAGCGCCTCCTCCCGCGGCAGCTTGCGGAAATCGAGAGCGTGGTCGTTCAGCGTCTCGCCCATGACCAGCAGGCCGAGGGAGTTGGAGCTCTCGTCCCTCTTGGCGATCTCCCATCGGCTCAGATAGCCCTCGGTGACGTCGATCATGTGGCCGACGAGGTCACGCACCTCCCATTCGGTGCAGCGCGTCTGGACGTTCCAGTTCTTGGGGTCCTCGACCAGGTCGAAGAAATGCCGGCGGTCGCGGCGCATCACGCTCATGACCGTGCTCTTGCCCTCGGCCGCCATCGGATTGACCGGAGCGATTACTGCGGTGCTCATCGGCTCATTCCCCTCCTAGTGGTGCGTTGGCGACCACGCTGCGGATCCGGATCAATGGCCCGCGCCCGTCGTCGCCGTGGTCGGTACGACGATCGGCGTCAGGGTGTGGTCCAAGGTGTCGCGCCTCACTTGGAACCAGGGCGGCAAGCTCAGGGTGGAGCCCAGCGCTTCCGGGGCCTCGTCCACCGTGAATCCAGGGCCGTCGGTAGCGATCTCGAAAAGGCTCCCACCCGGCTCTCGGTAGTAGATTGACCTGAAGTAGTAGCGGTCGATCACCGGCGTCACGTTGAGGCCCGCCTCGATCAGTGCCGCGCGCCAGGCGGACTGTTGGGCATCTTCCGCGGCCCTCCACGCGACGTGATGCACCGTGCCCAGGGACTCCGCTCCGACTGGGCCCTCCGGCGACTCGACCAAGTCGAGCGTGGCGGCTGGGCCGCCGGCTGCGGTTTCAAAGCGGGTCCGGCCGCCGTCCTGACCGGCCCTGCGGAAGCCCATCGTCCTGGTGAGGAGGTCGGCGGTCGCGCCGGCCTCGGCGACCGTGAGGGTGACCGAGTGGAAGCCACGGATCGCATGCTCCACCTCGACCGGGCCCTCCTTCCAGGGTGCCCAGCGGAGATCGGGCTGCGCCCCGCGCGCGACCGGCTCCGAGCCTTCGGCGACCAGCTCGAGCTGGAGGCCGTCGGGATCCTCGAGGACGAGGACGTCGCTGTCGAAACGGCTCCTCCGGCCGGCGTCGACGCCGAGCCGGCGAAGGCGGCCGCGCCAGAACTCGAGCGAACCGTGTGGCACCGCAAACGCAACCGTGGTCACCTGGCCGCTGCCGGTCCGGCGCTTGGGCCAGCTGGGCCAGCCGAAGAACGTCATTGCCGTGCCCGGCGTCCCCAGGTAGTCGCCGAAATACAGGTGGTAGGTGTCGGGGACGTCCTGGTTGATGCTTTTCTTGATGAACCGCAGGCCGAGGACGCTGACGTAAAAGTCGACGTTCCTCTGAACGTCGCCGGTGATGCACGTGACGTGGTGGATGCCGGGCACGTTGGCGGGCAAGATCTGCCTCCTTTCCAGCCGGACCGCGGACCGCGAAAACCTATGTTAGCCCGATGACTGCGCAGGCAACGATCGGTTTCAGGTCAGCTGCGGAGGTGCTCCGACGACTCATCCTCGACCCGGCTCCAGACCTCGCCGGCGAGCGGGTCCTGGATCTCCTCCTGGACGTGCGCGACCAGGCCGATCGCCCTCGCCATGACCGCCAGCCCACGGCAGACCCGCCACGGAATCTCGAGCTCGCTCGCGATGGCCCCGATCGCCCCGGTCGCGTTCACAGGCAGCTCGCGCCGGTAGCTGCGCGTGGCCTCTTCCGAGAGCATCTCCATGAGCCTCACGTGCCGGCCGGAAAAGCCGTTCCTCGCCGCCAGGTCGAAGAGCTTGGGCGTCCGGGGATCGATCGGCTTGTGAAGGGGGTGGCCGAGGCCGGCGATGAACCGCTTTCTTGCCTTGTGCGTGGCCACGATGTGGCGCGCGATGTGGCGCAGGTCGGCCTCCGGTCCGGCCTCGGCCACGGCCTCCTGCAGGATGCGGGCGGCCTCCTCGACGGAGCCGCCGAACCGGTCCCCCATACCCAGCAGCCCGGCGGCGACCGCGGCCTGGAGCGACTCCGGTGCGCCGAAGTAGGTGAGGCGGGCGGCAAGCGCGCTCGGGGTCATGCCGTGCTCCACGAGAGCCACGGCGATGGCGTTGAAGACGGCCGATTCCTGCTGGGTCGGGAGGCGGCCCTTCAGCTCGAGAAACGCGACGTCGCCGAGCGAGACCTTGCCGATCAGCTCCTCGGCGAGGTCGTGGCCGCGGACCACGATCCGGTCGGCGGTGCTCCAGCCGAGGTCGGAGCGCAGTTTCTTGCTTGACCGCCTGCTGCTCATGCGTCTGCCCACCCTACCCTCCCCGCCCAGCGGGGAGGTCACCGCTCACGGCCGATCCACCGTCAACCTCGTCTTGTAGGCGCTATCGCCGAAAGCCGTCTCCGGAATCAGCGTGACCTGGCTTCGAAAGGTCAGCCTCGAATGGATCGCGTTCTGGATCTCGCCCGCAAGCGCTCCGTCAGACGCGTGATCCGCGGGGACCTCGACCT
The bacterium DNA segment above includes these coding regions:
- a CDS encoding ring-cleaving dioxygenase, yielding MPANVPGIHHVTCITGDVQRNVDFYVSVLGLRFIKKSINQDVPDTYHLYFGDYLGTPGTAMTFFGWPSWPKRRTGSGQVTTVAFAVPHGSLEFWRGRLRRLGVDAGRRSRFDSDVLVLEDPDGLQLELVAEGSEPVARGAQPDLRWAPWKEGPVEVEHAIRGFHSVTLTVAEAGATADLLTRTMGFRRAGQDGGRTRFETAAGGPAATLDLVESPEGPVGAESLGTVHHVAWRAAEDAQQSAWRAALIEAGLNVTPVIDRYYFRSIYYREPGGSLFEIATDGPGFTVDEAPEALGSTLSLPPWFQVRRDTLDHTLTPIVVPTTATTGAGH
- a CDS encoding maleylpyruvate isomerase family mycothiol-dependent enzyme gives rise to the protein MSTAVIAPVNPMAAEGKSTVMSVMRRDRRHFFDLVEDPKNWNVQTRCTEWEVRDLVGHMIDVTEGYLSRWEIAKRDESSNSLGLLVMGETLNDHALDFRKLPREEALARLKRAAATMDEIFAALTPDQWTGFMVTHPYMGSLPAGFYPAFHIMDYGIHPYDIHYGLGDKLAELDEATAGLLIPYCFIVMQVTVDQKSAAGVDAVYGIEVSGGWGGKWRARVKDGQWSAQPETDGFKGCQALFRFTPSDFVLTVFGRFPGGSATGDPEVIEKVRGLFFRF
- a CDS encoding GNAT family N-acetyltransferase; amino-acid sequence: MGEEGDLVAMRLARGCRCFAAWLGGELAAYGWLSAEREWIGELELEITPGRREAYIWNCVTLAAHRRKGVFRTLLQAIVAQGRIEGLSRLWIGSVRIPAERALGPSGFLAALRVNSTVISGVRWLKVMPADGADPNLVEAARKVLAVGGRPLRLGTSLRRSRPRRH
- a CDS encoding citryl-CoA lyase; the encoded protein is MSSRRSSKKLRSDLGWSTADRIVVRGHDLAEELIGKVSLGDVAFLELKGRLPTQQESAVFNAIAVALVEHGMTPSALAARLTYFGAPESLQAAVAAGLLGMGDRFGGSVEEAARILQEAVAEAGPEADLRHIARHIVATHKARKRFIAGLGHPLHKPIDPRTPKLFDLAARNGFSGRHVRLMEMLSEEATRSYRRELPVNATGAIGAIASELEIPWRVCRGLAVMARAIGLVAHVQEEIQDPLAGEVWSRVEDESSEHLRS